The DNA window CATTTCTTCCAAGACCTGGTTGAGACAAATATATTCTATTGCGCTTTATTCCCCGAAAAAAAAGAAGTAGTTTTTAATAAAGCTTGGTTTAAAGATACAAAAAATTTATTTACCGAATTAATGCCTGAATCTGCTAAGTATGAAGATTTGATTGGGGTTTATGGTGTAGACAAGAGGGGTTTAAAGATCATGTCAGACGTAATATCGCAGAGGGTAGTATGTTTTTCAGTTTAAAGAGGAGGGGAGTTTAGTATGTCTAAATATATTTTTGTAACCGGCGGAGTTATCTCAAGCTTAGGTAAAGGCATTGCTTCTGCTTCAATAGGGAAAATTCTGGAAAGCCGCGGCCTAAAGATAGCAATCATGAAACTTGATCCCTATATTAATGTTGATCCCGGGACAATGAATCCTTATCAGCATGGAGAAGTTTATGTAACTGAGGATGGGGCAGAGACAGATTTGGACCTTGGGCATTACGAACGTTTTACCAATGCCCAGACTTCTAAATTTAATAATATTACTACAGGGCAAATTTATAATTGGGTGATTTCCAAAGAAAGAAGAGGGGATTATTTAGGTAAGACTATTCAGGTTATACCGCAGATTACCGATGCAATTAAGGAAAGGATTAAGGAATGCTCAGGAGTTTCCAAGGCTGATATTGTGATTGTTGAGGTGGGCGGAACAGTAGGCGATATTGAAAGCCTGCCATTTTTAGAGGCAGCACGGCAATTCAGGTTAGATATGGGGTATGACAATGTGCTATATATTCATCTGACTCTTGTGCCATATATAGAAGCAGCCGGCGAGGTAAAAACAAAACCCACCCAGCATAGCGTAGGCACCTTGCGTGAGATAGGTATTATTCCAGATATATTAATCTGCCGCACAGAAAAGCCGTTATCCGAGAGCGTTAAGGAAAAGATTTCTTTATTTTGCAATGTGAAGAAAGAAGCGGTTATTGAATCTCCTGACATGGAGTCAATCTATCAGATTCCTTTGGTATTTAAGAAACAGATTCTAGATGAGATAATCTTAAGCCATTTTAAATTGATTTGCAAATTCTCAGATTTAAAGGAGTGGGAAGGGGGCGTAGTAAACAGGGTGCTTACTCCCAAGAACAAGGTTACTATTGCCGTCGTGGGAAAATATATTGAGTTGCAAGATGCCTATAAGTCAATATACGAAGCGCTTATTCATGCCGGAATTCATAATGATACGAAAGTAGAGATAAAAAGAATTGATTCCGAGAGCCTTGAGAAATCGGAGATAGGGAAGATAATGCATGGAGTTTCCGGGATTCTTGTCCCCGGAGGATTTGGTTATCGTGGGATTGAGGGTAAGATTAAAGCGATTAAGTTTGCGCGCCAGAATAAAATTCCCTTTTTAGGTATTTGTTTAGGGATGCAATGTGCAGTAATTGAGTTTGCAAGGAATGTGTGTAATTTAAGCGGGGCAAATTCCACTGAATTTAAGAAGACAAAATATCCGGTAATTAGTTTGCTGGCAGAGCAGGAGGATATTGAAGATTTAGGCGGGACTATGCGTTTAGGCGCGTATCCCTGTAAAATTAAAAAAAATTCACTTGTTTTCAAAGCTTATGGTAGAATGCTCATCCAAGAGCGCCACCGCCACCGCTATGAATTTAATAATAAATACCGTAAAGCCTTTGAGAGTAAAGGCATGGTTTTCTCAGGAGTATACCCTAAGAAGAATTTGGTAGAGATAGTTGAGGTTAAGGGGCATCCTTATTTTATTGCAGTGCAGTTTCATCCGGAGTTCAAATCTAAGCCGGATAAGGCGCATCCTTTATTTAGGGATTTTATTAAGGCAGCATTAAATAAACTATAAGCATATGGAAATAATACTCGCATTAGAAGACGGGAGAATTTTTAGAGGCAAGTCCTTTGGCTCAACCGGTGAAAGATATGGGGAGGTGGTATTTAATACCAGCATGACCGGTTATCAGGAGATTATTACCGATCCATCTTATAAGGGGCAGATTGTGGCAATGACTTATCCTCTTATAGGTAATTATGGCGTTAACAAAGAAGATATTGAGTCGCGTAAGCCATTCTTGGAAGGTTTTGTGGTCAAAGAGTGCAGTAAAATTGCAAGTAATTGGCGTAGCAGCCAGTCTTTGCCCGATTACCTTAAAGAAAATAATATTTTAGGGATTGAAGGCATAGATACGCGTGCGCTTACTTTACATATTAGAAAAGCCGGGGCGATGAAAGCAGTGCTTTCAACCATAGATTTGGATGAGAAGAGTTTAATTAAGAAAGCTAAGAATTCCCCGGGGTTAGTAGGTATTGATTTAGTGCAGAAGGTAGCAGTAGAAAAAAAATATATCTGGCGGGGTGTTAAACAGGGAAGATACAAAGTCGTAGTGCTTGATTGCGGTTTAAAATATAACAGCTTACGGGAATTATCTAAACATAATTGCCAGGTTATTGTTTTACCGGCAAAGGCATCTGCTGAAGAAATCTTAAGCCTTAAGCCCGATGGGTTGCTTTTATCAAATGGCCCGGGAGACCCGGCTGCAGTTGAATATGTTATTAAAACCACGCGCAAGCTAATCGGGAAATTGCCGATTTTCGGTATTTGCTTGGGGCATCAGATGCTCGGGCTTGCGTTAGGCGGCAAGACTTATAAGCTCAAATTCGGCCATCACGGCGCAAATCATCCGGTTAAAGACTTAAAAACCGGGAAGGTTTCTATCACGGTGCAAAATCACGGATTTTGTGTAGATATAGATTCATTGGATAAAAGAGAAGTAGAGATTACCCATATAAATTTGAATGACCAGACTTTAGAGGGAATGCGGCTTAAAAAATTTCCGGTATTTTCCGTGCAGTTCCACCCGGAAGCTGCTGCCGGTCCGCATGACGCAGAATATTTATTTGGTAACTTTATCGCTTTAATGGAGAAACATGCCTAAAAGAAAAGATATTAAAACAATTTTGATTATTGGCTCTGGGCCCATTGTCATAGGGCAAGCCTGTGAATTTGATTATTCCGGAAGCCAGGCCTGCAAAGTATTAAGAGAAGATGGTTACAGGGTAGTTTTGGTAAATTCAAATCCTGCTACAATCATGACTGATCCCGAGCTTGCCGATAGGACATATATTGAACCTTTAACCGTTGAGGTGCTGGAAAAAATCATTGCTAAAGAAAGGCCTGACGCCCTTCTTCCTACATTAGGGGGCCAGACTGCTTTAAACCTTACTGTGGAATTGGCGGAGAAAGAGATTCTGAAAAAATATAAAGTTGAAACTATCGGAGCGAATATCAAGGCGATTAAAAAAGGCGAAGATAGGTTATTGTTTAAAGAAGCAATGCAGAAGATAGGCTTGGATTTACCTAAAAGCGATAAGGCCTATAATTTAAAACAAGCTGTTAAGGTTGCAAAAAAAATAGGTTTTCCTTTAATTATCCGTCCAAGTTTTACCTTAGGGGGGACCGGAGGAAGTATCGCTTATTCATTAAATGAATTTAAAGACTTAGCCCGGCGCGGCCTTGAGTCAAGCATGATTAGTGAGATTTTAATTGAGGAGTCGGCAATCGGCTGGAAAGAATTTGAGTTGGAGGTAATGCGCGACTTAAAAGATAATGTAGTGGTTATTTGTTCTATTGAAAATCTTGACCCGATGGGGATTCATACAGGAGATAGTATTACCGTAGCTCCCATCCAGACCTTAACTGATAGAGAATATCAGAAGATGCGGGATGCGGCAATTGCCTGCATAAGAGAAATCGGCGTTGAGACGGGCGGTTCAAATGTCCAATTTGCCGTTCATCCTAAAACCGGACGGATGGTAATCATTGAAATGAATCCAAGGGTATCTCGGAGTTCGGCATTAGCTTCCAAGGCAACAGGTTTTCCTATTGCTAAAATTGCAGCCAAACTCGCCGTAGGCTATACCTTGGATGAAATATCCAATGATATTACCAAAGAAACACCTGCCTGTTTTGAGCCGGCAATTGATTATTGTGTTGTGAAAATCCCCAGGTTTACCTTTGAAAAATTCCCGGAGGCGAAAGATATTTTAGGCGTGTCCATGAAATCAGTCGGAGAAACCATGGCAATCGGCCGCACATTTAAAGAAGCCCTGCAAAAAGGACTAAGGGGATTAGAAATCGGCCACAGCGGGCTGGATACTAAGTTAAAATATATGGAAATCTCCGATAAAAAAATAAACCACAGGTTAAAAGAAGCGAATGCATCAAGGATCTTTTATATTAAATATGCTTTACAAAAAGGTTATAGCGCCAAAAAAATAAATTCTCTTACCAAGATCGATCCTTGGTTTATTGAGAATATCAAACAGGTTGTTGATTTAGAGAATTCCTTGATAAAAGAATATTCTAAGGATAGAAAATTAAGTTTGGAATCATTACGTAAAGCAAAAGAGTTTGGTTTCAGCGACCGGCAGATTGCTGGGTTTACACATAGCGATGAAATTGCCGTGAGGAATTTACGTAAGAGAAGTAACATTAATGCTACTTTTAAATTAGTAGATACTTGTGCGGCAGAGTTTATTGCCCATACGCCGTATTACTATTCAACATACGAAGAGCAGGATGAGGTAGAGGTTACCAAAAAGAAGAAAATTATGATTTTAGGAGGCGGCCCAAATCGGATCGGCCAGGGTATTGAATTTGATTATTGTTGTTGTCATGCCTCCTTTGCCCTTAAAGAACTGGGTTATGAGACGATTATGGTAAATTCTAATCCAGAAACCGTTTCTACGGATTATGATACTTCGGATAAACTTTATTTTGAGCCGCTTACTTTTGAAGATGTGATGAATATCATTGATAAAGAAAAACCCGACGGGGTGATTGTGCAATTAGGCGGGCAGACCCCTTTAAACTTAGCCAGGCAGCTGGAAAAAGCAGGCGCAAAGATTATTGGGACTAGCGTTGGTTCCATTGACCGGGCGGAAAATAGGGATAAGTTTGCTAAAGTCCTTAATAAATTAAAGATTAGCCAGCCGGAAAATGGCTCAGCAATTTCAAAACAAGAAATAATAGAGACTGCTAATAGAATCGGCTTTCCAGTATTAGTCAGGCCTTCCTATGTTTTAGGCGGCCGGGCAATGAAGATAGTATATGATGCAAAAACTCTCTTAGGTTTTATCAAAGAAGCCCAAGAAGCATCGGCAGGGCATCCAGTTTTAATAGATAAGTTTTTAGAGGATGCGGTCGAAGTAGATGTGGATGCAATCTCCGATGGGAAGGCTACGATTATCGGCGGAATTATGGAGCATATTGAAGAGGCAGGGGTGCATTCAGGGGACTCAGCATGCGTTATCCCCGCCCATACTTTGGGAGATGAGATTATTGAGGAGATTAGAAAAGATACTTATGCTTTAGCAAAAGAATTGGGAGTCAGGGGTTTAATAAATATCCAATTTGCCATTAAGGGCGAGCAGGTCTATGTATTAGAGGTAAATCCTCGTGCCTCAAGGACTATCCCTTTTGTGAGTAAAGCCACGGGTGTGCCATTAGCTAAATTAGCGGCTAAAGTAATGGCAGGTAAGACTCTTAAGCAGTTAGGTTTAACTTCAGAGAAGAAAGTTGAGCATATTTCAGTCAAAGAGTCGGTTTTGCCATTTTCGCGTTTTTCCGGGGTGGATATATTATTGGGCCCGGAGATGAAGTCAACCGGAGAGGTAATGGGGATAGATTCTTCTTTTGGCAGGGCTTTTTATAAATCTCAGCTTGCTGCAAATCAAAATCTCCCCTTAAAAGGAAAGATTTTTATCAGTGTCAAGAATAGCGATAAGAGAGGTATTGTCTTTATCGCCAAGAAACTCTCGGATATGAATTTTGAGCTTATTGCTACGAGGGGTACATACAAGGCGCTAACTTCCAATAATATTAGAGTGCAGCTCGTTGGTAAAATTAACGAAGGCGATAGGCATATATTAGAGTTGATCAAAAAAGGAGATTTAAAATTAGTAATTAATACTCCATCAGGCCAGCGCGGCCAATCGGATATGAAGCCTATCAGAAGTTTAGCAGTTACTTATGGCGTGCCTTGCATTACTACAATCCAAGGGGCGCAGGCAGCTGTGAATGGTATAGAGGCTATATTAAAAGGCAGCTTCAAGGTAAAGTCTATTCAAGAATATCATAAAAGATAAGATTAAAGTGGCTTCTTCCTGGGTTATGTAAGGTTTACTAAGGGCATTCCCTTTTTGGCTATTTACTTCTGTTTTATTTTACGGTATAATCAAGTCCTAATAAAAGGAGAAATAAATTATGGAAAGTATCTTAAAGAAAGAAATTATTACTAATAAAATAATTTGTAAGACGTTGGGGGTTTTGTTTTTTGTGATTTTGACTGCTCTTGGTGCTTTTGTGCGCATACCTTTGCCTTTTACTCCTGTCCCTGTAACTTTACAGACATTGTTTGTATTATTAAGCGGTGCTTTTTTAGGAAGCTCACTTGGTTTTACCTCTCAAATAAGTTATCTCTTTTTGGGTGTTTTGGGTTTTCCTGTATTTACTCTGGCAGGAAGCAGCCTGCTTTATTTTCTTGGTCCGACCGGAGGGTATATTTTGGGTTTTATTCTAGCTAGTTACATGGTAGGAAGGTTGCTAAAGAAGCCTGGGAATATTACTAAAACTTTAATGGTATTTTCTTTCTGCAGTATTTGTATTTTGCTATGCGGTAGCCTTTGGATCAAATATTTATTAGGGGTTAGCTTTGCAAAAGCTCTTTATCTGGGTTTCGCTCCTTTTATTATCGGGGATTTATGCAAAGCTTGTATTGCCGCTCTTATTTATTCCGGTTTAAAGGGCCGTGTTGGTGCTTAAGTTTTCTGTGGACAAAAGC is part of the Candidatus Omnitrophota bacterium genome and encodes:
- the carA gene encoding glutamine-hydrolyzing carbamoyl-phosphate synthase small subunit, which encodes MEIILALEDGRIFRGKSFGSTGERYGEVVFNTSMTGYQEIITDPSYKGQIVAMTYPLIGNYGVNKEDIESRKPFLEGFVVKECSKIASNWRSSQSLPDYLKENNILGIEGIDTRALTLHIRKAGAMKAVLSTIDLDEKSLIKKAKNSPGLVGIDLVQKVAVEKKYIWRGVKQGRYKVVVLDCGLKYNSLRELSKHNCQVIVLPAKASAEEILSLKPDGLLLSNGPGDPAAVEYVIKTTRKLIGKLPIFGICLGHQMLGLALGGKTYKLKFGHHGANHPVKDLKTGKVSITVQNHGFCVDIDSLDKREVEITHINLNDQTLEGMRLKKFPVFSVQFHPEAAAGPHDAEYLFGNFIALMEKHA
- a CDS encoding biotin transporter BioY — translated: MESILKKEIITNKIICKTLGVLFFVILTALGAFVRIPLPFTPVPVTLQTLFVLLSGAFLGSSLGFTSQISYLFLGVLGFPVFTLAGSSLLYFLGPTGGYILGFILASYMVGRLLKKPGNITKTLMVFSFCSICILLCGSLWIKYLLGVSFAKALYLGFAPFIIGDLCKACIAALIYSGLKGRVGA
- the carB gene encoding carbamoyl-phosphate synthase large subunit — its product is MPKRKDIKTILIIGSGPIVIGQACEFDYSGSQACKVLREDGYRVVLVNSNPATIMTDPELADRTYIEPLTVEVLEKIIAKERPDALLPTLGGQTALNLTVELAEKEILKKYKVETIGANIKAIKKGEDRLLFKEAMQKIGLDLPKSDKAYNLKQAVKVAKKIGFPLIIRPSFTLGGTGGSIAYSLNEFKDLARRGLESSMISEILIEESAIGWKEFELEVMRDLKDNVVVICSIENLDPMGIHTGDSITVAPIQTLTDREYQKMRDAAIACIREIGVETGGSNVQFAVHPKTGRMVIIEMNPRVSRSSALASKATGFPIAKIAAKLAVGYTLDEISNDITKETPACFEPAIDYCVVKIPRFTFEKFPEAKDILGVSMKSVGETMAIGRTFKEALQKGLRGLEIGHSGLDTKLKYMEISDKKINHRLKEANASRIFYIKYALQKGYSAKKINSLTKIDPWFIENIKQVVDLENSLIKEYSKDRKLSLESLRKAKEFGFSDRQIAGFTHSDEIAVRNLRKRSNINATFKLVDTCAAEFIAHTPYYYSTYEEQDEVEVTKKKKIMILGGGPNRIGQGIEFDYCCCHASFALKELGYETIMVNSNPETVSTDYDTSDKLYFEPLTFEDVMNIIDKEKPDGVIVQLGGQTPLNLARQLEKAGAKIIGTSVGSIDRAENRDKFAKVLNKLKISQPENGSAISKQEIIETANRIGFPVLVRPSYVLGGRAMKIVYDAKTLLGFIKEAQEASAGHPVLIDKFLEDAVEVDVDAISDGKATIIGGIMEHIEEAGVHSGDSACVIPAHTLGDEIIEEIRKDTYALAKELGVRGLINIQFAIKGEQVYVLEVNPRASRTIPFVSKATGVPLAKLAAKVMAGKTLKQLGLTSEKKVEHISVKESVLPFSRFSGVDILLGPEMKSTGEVMGIDSSFGRAFYKSQLAANQNLPLKGKIFISVKNSDKRGIVFIAKKLSDMNFELIATRGTYKALTSNNIRVQLVGKINEGDRHILELIKKGDLKLVINTPSGQRGQSDMKPIRSLAVTYGVPCITTIQGAQAAVNGIEAILKGSFKVKSIQEYHKR
- a CDS encoding CTP synthase, with the protein product MSKYIFVTGGVISSLGKGIASASIGKILESRGLKIAIMKLDPYINVDPGTMNPYQHGEVYVTEDGAETDLDLGHYERFTNAQTSKFNNITTGQIYNWVISKERRGDYLGKTIQVIPQITDAIKERIKECSGVSKADIVIVEVGGTVGDIESLPFLEAARQFRLDMGYDNVLYIHLTLVPYIEAAGEVKTKPTQHSVGTLREIGIIPDILICRTEKPLSESVKEKISLFCNVKKEAVIESPDMESIYQIPLVFKKQILDEIILSHFKLICKFSDLKEWEGGVVNRVLTPKNKVTIAVVGKYIELQDAYKSIYEALIHAGIHNDTKVEIKRIDSESLEKSEIGKIMHGVSGILVPGGFGYRGIEGKIKAIKFARQNKIPFLGICLGMQCAVIEFARNVCNLSGANSTEFKKTKYPVISLLAEQEDIEDLGGTMRLGAYPCKIKKNSLVFKAYGRMLIQERHRHRYEFNNKYRKAFESKGMVFSGVYPKKNLVEIVEVKGHPYFIAVQFHPEFKSKPDKAHPLFRDFIKAALNKL